DNA from Bacteroides zoogleoformans:
AAGGCGGCACCGCCTATGATGACTTCGACAAAGTTCCCGCCGAAGGCCTGCATCATTTGTTCGCGCACTGTTGCTTTTATCTTGTCGTTGATGATGGGGACTTTCAGCAACAGCTTCATGGCAGGTGTTTCCAATTTGGGTAGCACATTCTTCTTGATGATTTTCTCGATAATCAGCGGAACGGCCACAATCAGATTTGGCTTTACTTCTGCAAATGCCTGGAAAATGATTTTCGGACTGGGCATGCGGGTCAGGAAGAAGATGTGGCATCCTGCGGCAAACTCGTAGAGGAACTCGAATGCCAATCCGTACATGTGGGCCATGGGCAGCATGGATACCAGTTTGTCTCCGGCCTTCAGCGACAGCACTTCGAAAGCAAAGGCGGTGTTCGACCAAAGGCTGCGGTAGGGCAGCATCACTCCCTTTGAGTAACTGGTGGTGCCGGATGTGTAGTTTATCACCGCCAATTCTTCGGGTTGGTCTTTATGGTAGTCGATGTGTTCTTTACGGAAATTCTTGGGATACTTCTTCCCGAACATTTCATTCAGATGTTCGCGGGCATAATTCAATTTCTCGCTGCGCGAGACGAGGATAGAGAAATCTGTCATCATCATGATGCCCTCCAGCAGGGGCATGGCGCTTTCGTTCAGATTCTCCCATACCTGATCGCCGACAAACAGGAGCTTGGCTTCGGAGTGGTTCACGATGTTGTGCACATTGTCAGCCTTGAACTCATGGAGGATGGGGACGATGACGGCTCCGTAAGTCAGTGTGGCGAGGAACGTTACGCCCCAATGTGAACTGTTACGACCGCAGACCGCAATTTTATCACCTTTCTTTATGCCGCTTGCCTCAAAGATGATATGCAGCTTTTCTATTTTGCGGGCCACGTCTTTATACTGCAATGTGGCTCCTTTATAGTCGGTCAGAGCATCCAGATCCCAATTTTCTTTTATACTATTCTCTATATAGGCAATAAAACTTTGTTCCATGATATAATCTGCACATTTG
Protein-coding regions in this window:
- a CDS encoding long-chain fatty acid--CoA ligase — translated: MEQSFIAYIENSIKENWDLDALTDYKGATLQYKDVARKIEKLHIIFEASGIKKGDKIAVCGRNSSHWGVTFLATLTYGAVIVPILHEFKADNVHNIVNHSEAKLLFVGDQVWENLNESAMPLLEGIMMMTDFSILVSRSEKLNYAREHLNEMFGKKYPKNFRKEHIDYHKDQPEELAVINYTSGTTSYSKGVMLPYRSLWSNTAFAFEVLSLKAGDKLVSMLPMAHMYGLAFEFLYEFAAGCHIFFLTRMPSPKIIFQAFAEVKPNLIVAVPLIIEKIIKKNVLPKLETPAMKLLLKVPIINDKIKATVREQMMQAFGGNFVEVIIGGAAFNQEVEHLLRMIDFPYTVGYGMTECAPIICYEDWARFKPGSCGKAAPRMEVKILSPDPENIPGEIVCRGPNVMLGYYKNPEATEEVLDKDDWLHTGDLALMDAMGNVTIKGRSKNMLLGPSGQNIYPEEIEDKLNNLPYVAESIIVQQNEKLVGLVYPDFDDAFAHGLNNDDLERIMEENRTTLNAELPAYSQISKMKIYPEEFEKTPKKSIKRFLYQEAKG